One Eubacterium sp. 1001713B170207_170306_E7 genomic region harbors:
- a CDS encoding uroporphyrinogen decarboxylase family protein, producing the protein MNEPLKLYDERVRRMSNAIEHRENDRVPIFSLVDSWAFAYAGTRLNDAKQDPELEYQTYSKALSDFPFDAALTAGISNPIQFVEALGGGIYDNSESTETIQVASSKSELMTAADYDKLIADPMGFILNEIIPQKAAIFQSGTLEEKFQRFAFALSESAKFGENKAKGAERMKQEHGLPVIFAMAPFMPTDLILDYLRDFKGIMMDVKRCPDKVNAASMALVEPSIRYTLGMSPEPQPDRYLSLFLHLPQFLRAKEFERVYWPSFKAYVEFFAQRGYKLLIYFEKNWEHLYEYINALPKNCIIGLFEDDDLRKAKKAVGGTICVAGGMKVNDLIYKKPQECVDIAKQLIDELAPGGGYVFTTNKVMLTEADGKAENLKAVTEFVADYGKY; encoded by the coding sequence ATGAACGAACCCTTAAAACTTTATGATGAACGTGTACGGCGCATGTCCAATGCCATCGAGCACAGAGAAAACGACCGGGTGCCGATTTTCAGCCTGGTGGACAGCTGGGCCTTTGCCTATGCGGGGACAAGGCTGAACGACGCAAAGCAGGACCCGGAGCTGGAATATCAGACCTACAGTAAGGCCCTGTCCGATTTTCCTTTTGACGCTGCGCTGACCGCCGGGATTTCCAATCCGATTCAGTTTGTCGAAGCGCTGGGCGGCGGTATTTATGACAACAGCGAATCCACTGAAACCATCCAGGTGGCCTCCAGCAAGTCGGAGCTCATGACTGCCGCAGATTACGACAAGCTGATCGCCGACCCCATGGGCTTTATCCTCAATGAGATTATCCCGCAAAAAGCCGCTATTTTTCAGAGCGGTACCTTGGAGGAAAAATTCCAGCGGTTCGCTTTTGCCCTGTCCGAGAGCGCGAAATTCGGCGAGAACAAGGCAAAAGGGGCTGAAAGAATGAAGCAGGAGCATGGACTGCCCGTCATTTTTGCCATGGCGCCCTTTATGCCGACCGACCTGATCTTAGACTATCTGCGGGATTTCAAGGGGATTATGATGGATGTCAAGCGCTGCCCGGACAAAGTGAACGCGGCCAGTATGGCCCTGGTGGAGCCATCCATCCGGTACACCCTGGGCATGTCGCCCGAACCTCAGCCCGACCGCTACCTGAGCCTGTTTCTGCACCTGCCGCAGTTTTTACGTGCGAAGGAGTTTGAGCGGGTTTACTGGCCATCCTTCAAGGCCTATGTCGAGTTCTTCGCACAGCGGGGCTACAAGCTGCTCATTTACTTTGAAAAAAACTGGGAGCACCTTTACGAATACATTAATGCGCTGCCCAAAAATTGTATTATCGGTCTTTTCGAGGATGACGACCTGCGCAAGGCGAAAAAGGCTGTGGGCGGCACCATCTGCGTGGCAGGCGGCATGAAGGTCAACGATCTGATCTACAAAAAGCCACAGGAATGTGTGGATATTGCCAAGCAGCTCATCGACGAGCTGGCGCCAGGCGGCGGCTACGTGTTTACCACGAACAAGGTGATGTTGACAGAAGCGGACGGCAAGGCGGAAAACCTGAAAGCTGTGACCGAGTTTGTGGCGGATTATGGAAAATATTGA
- a CDS encoding GGDEF and EAL domain-containing protein — translation MIMAQSDNFFERFTVDPALFYSAIIRSTDDYVYIVDMKTDMALVSPNMERDFELPGRQFEGLVPMWGGLVHEKDRARYIESIDEMLRGGTDIHHVEYQVRNRKGEYVWVLCRGVLQKDDQNQPAMFAGVVTDLGKMGKIDYTTGLFTYRECEKEISALLDQQTENPGGLILLGLDDFVRINDLNSHLFGDGVLRQFAQTVQQLLPEEASMYRFDGDEFAVVCPGAGVEELEEIYKRLHVYSNRVHTLDGQEYFCTVSAGMTLLGQDSQNYPDLIKCASSALEASKNKGKNTMTAYAPTLMRSKLRALELTSRLQLSVVNGMEGFRLVYQPFANSKDLGLAGAEALLRWSGTPFGEVTPVEFIPLLESSGLIVPVGKWVLEQAIRTCKKWSAIEPDFIMNVNISYLQMLDESFAEHVERTLAENELDSRHIVLELTESCFVTDMGGLKEIFKHLRGMRIQIAMDDFGTGYSSLGMLSQSPADIVKIDRLFIEAIDRDENVFNRSFIASVIKLCHSVGITVCVEGVEEQDELRAVCDLEVDSIQGYYISKPISPADFEQKYWDKN, via the coding sequence ATGATTATGGCACAGTCAGATAATTTTTTTGAAAGATTTACGGTTGACCCTGCCCTTTTTTACAGCGCGATCATCCGGAGTACCGATGATTACGTCTATATTGTGGACATGAAGACCGACATGGCCCTGGTTTCTCCAAACATGGAAAGGGACTTTGAGCTGCCGGGCCGGCAGTTTGAAGGCCTGGTGCCCATGTGGGGCGGGCTGGTTCATGAAAAGGACCGCGCCCGCTATATTGAGAGCATTGACGAAATGCTGCGGGGCGGTACCGACATACACCATGTGGAATACCAGGTGCGCAACCGCAAAGGCGAGTACGTATGGGTACTCTGCCGGGGTGTTTTGCAGAAAGACGACCAGAACCAGCCGGCCATGTTTGCCGGGGTGGTGACAGACCTTGGAAAAATGGGCAAGATCGATTACACCACCGGGCTTTTTACCTACCGGGAATGTGAGAAGGAGATCAGCGCCCTGCTCGACCAGCAAACCGAAAATCCAGGCGGGCTGATCCTGCTGGGGCTGGACGATTTCGTACGGATCAACGACCTTAACAGCCATCTTTTCGGCGACGGCGTGCTGCGCCAGTTCGCCCAGACCGTGCAGCAGCTGCTGCCTGAGGAGGCCAGCATGTACCGGTTTGACGGCGACGAGTTTGCCGTGGTCTGCCCCGGCGCGGGCGTGGAGGAGCTGGAGGAGATCTACAAGCGGCTCCATGTCTATAGCAACCGGGTGCACACCCTGGACGGCCAGGAATATTTCTGTACCGTATCCGCAGGCATGACCCTGCTGGGACAGGACAGCCAGAACTATCCGGACCTGATCAAATGTGCGTCCAGCGCGCTGGAAGCCTCCAAAAACAAGGGAAAGAATACCATGACGGCCTATGCCCCAACGCTGATGCGCTCAAAGCTGCGGGCCCTGGAGCTGACCAGCCGGCTGCAGCTGAGCGTGGTGAACGGCATGGAGGGGTTCCGGCTGGTTTACCAGCCCTTTGCAAACTCAAAGGACCTGGGCCTGGCCGGCGCCGAGGCGCTGCTGCGGTGGTCCGGCACGCCCTTTGGCGAGGTGACTCCGGTTGAGTTTATCCCGCTTCTGGAATCCAGCGGCCTCATCGTGCCTGTGGGCAAATGGGTGCTGGAGCAGGCAATCCGGACCTGCAAAAAATGGTCCGCCATCGAGCCGGATTTTATCATGAACGTGAATATTTCCTATCTCCAGATGCTGGACGAATCCTTTGCCGAGCATGTGGAGAGAACCCTGGCCGAAAACGAGCTGGATTCCCGGCACATTGTGCTGGAGCTCACAGAGAGCTGTTTTGTCACGGACATGGGCGGCCTGAAGGAGATCTTCAAGCATCTGCGGGGCATGCGCATCCAGATCGCCATGGACGACTTTGGCACAGGCTATTCCTCACTGGGGATGCTGTCCCAGTCGCCGGCGGATATTGTCAAGATCGACCGGCTGTTTATCGAGGCCATCGACCGGGACGAGAACGTGTTTAACCGTTCCTTTATCGCATCGGTGATCAAGCTGTGCCACAGCGTGGGCATAACCGTGTGCGTGGAGGGCGTCGAGGAGCAGGACGAGCTGCGGGCCGTCTGTGACCTGGAGGTGGACAGCATTCAAGGCTACTATATCTCAAAGCCCATCTCGCCCGCGGATTTTGAGCAAAAGTACTGGGACAAAAACTGA
- the proB gene encoding glutamate 5-kinase: protein MSLYPNRIVVKVGTSTLTNDLGQNDLRAFDRLACVLADIQNMGYEVVLVSSGAIAVGANKLQMKARPASMRLKQAAAAVGQCRIMHLYDKFFGDYDKITAQILLNAEDMELEEKKENLINTFDTLLDLGILPVVNENDSVSYTEIESGDRLFGDNDMLSAVVAVLCRAQRLVILSDIDGLYDRDPRLHPDARLIEQVKAITPELENAAGGAGSRRGTGGMKTKLQAARLATRQGVDTIITNGKNPAALYRIVQGEPVGTLFAGAPCGY, encoded by the coding sequence ATGAGCCTGTATCCGAACCGGATCGTGGTCAAGGTGGGCACCTCTACCCTCACAAACGACCTGGGCCAGAACGACCTGCGGGCCTTTGACCGCCTGGCCTGTGTGCTGGCCGACATCCAGAACATGGGCTATGAGGTGGTGCTGGTGTCCTCGGGCGCCATCGCCGTGGGCGCCAACAAGCTGCAGATGAAAGCACGCCCTGCCAGCATGCGCCTCAAGCAGGCCGCCGCCGCGGTAGGCCAGTGCCGCATCATGCACCTGTACGACAAATTTTTTGGCGACTATGACAAGATCACAGCCCAGATCCTGCTGAACGCCGAGGATATGGAGCTGGAGGAAAAAAAGGAAAACCTGATCAACACCTTTGACACCCTGCTGGACCTGGGTATCCTCCCTGTGGTCAACGAAAATGACTCGGTCAGCTATACAGAGATCGAGTCCGGGGACCGGCTCTTTGGCGACAATGACATGCTCTCCGCAGTGGTGGCCGTGCTGTGCCGGGCCCAGCGGCTCGTCATCCTGTCCGACATCGACGGCCTTTACGACCGCGATCCCCGCCTGCATCCGGACGCGCGGCTCATCGAGCAGGTAAAAGCAATCACGCCCGAGCTCGAGAACGCCGCCGGAGGCGCCGGCTCGCGCCGCGGCACCGGCGGCATGAAAACAAAGCTCCAGGCCGCCAGACTGGCCACCCGGCAGGGCGTAGACACCATCATCACCAACGGCAAAAATCCGGCCGCCCTGTACCGCATCGTCCAGGGTGAGCCGGTGGGCACCCTGTTTGCGGGCGCGCCCTGCGGTTACTGA
- a CDS encoding YbaK/EbsC family protein, producing the protein MFFISDIYTTAPASFQTPLQEKVYQTLEALAVPYERVETDEAITMEDCVQINQKLDMQMVKTLFLCNRQQTAFYLFITTGDKPFKARDFSAALGVPRVSFAPPERMAAMLGTKIGAATVFSTLLDPGQQIRVVVDRDVAAGAWYGCSDGTTTGYMKLETRRILQDFLPWAAHTPALIEV; encoded by the coding sequence ATGTTTTTTATCAGCGATATTTACACCACAGCACCGGCGTCCTTTCAGACCCCGCTTCAGGAAAAGGTCTACCAGACCCTCGAGGCGCTGGCCGTCCCCTATGAGCGGGTCGAGACCGATGAGGCCATCACCATGGAGGACTGTGTCCAGATCAATCAGAAGCTGGACATGCAGATGGTCAAAACGCTGTTTCTGTGCAACCGCCAGCAGACAGCCTTTTACCTCTTTATCACGACCGGGGACAAGCCCTTTAAGGCCCGGGACTTCAGCGCCGCCTTGGGGGTGCCCCGGGTCTCCTTCGCACCTCCGGAGCGGATGGCCGCTATGCTGGGCACCAAAATCGGAGCGGCCACAGTTTTCAGCACCCTGCTCGACCCCGGGCAGCAGATCCGGGTGGTCGTCGACCGGGACGTGGCCGCCGGGGCCTGGTACGGGTGCAGCGACGGCACCACCACGGGCTACATGAAGCTGGAAACCAGGCGAATTCTTCAGGATTTCCTGCCCTGGGCCGCCCACACACCAGCGCTGATCGAGGTGTAG
- a CDS encoding LysR family transcriptional regulator: MDMNLQKYMAFIRTVEYGSFTRAAEVLNYSQSGISRMIADLEREWGVSLLERGRSGVRLTSDGLRLLPCARRVCEEYQKLQNQIEELNGLQSGLIRIGTFSSVATHWLPNIIRAFQRDYPNIDYELLLGDYTEIEAWIQEGRVDCGFLRLPTHPDFETRFLVQDKLMVVLPEAHPLAGCERFPVRALCDDPFMLLEKGAKAEISEIFERCGITPRVHFTTWDDYAIMSMVESGLGISILPQLILRRIPYRIVAKELEVPAYRRIGLALRDKKSASLAVRRFLDYVAYREGVESNAQAT, from the coding sequence ATGGACATGAACCTGCAGAAATATATGGCGTTTATCAGAACCGTCGAGTACGGCAGCTTTACCCGGGCAGCGGAGGTTTTAAACTACTCCCAGTCCGGCATCAGCCGCATGATCGCCGACCTGGAGCGGGAGTGGGGCGTATCCCTGCTGGAACGGGGGCGCTCCGGCGTGCGGCTGACCTCTGACGGTCTGAGGCTGCTGCCCTGCGCCCGGAGGGTGTGCGAAGAGTACCAGAAGCTCCAGAACCAGATCGAGGAGCTGAACGGCCTGCAGTCCGGGCTCATCCGCATTGGCACCTTTTCCAGCGTGGCGACCCACTGGCTGCCCAACATTATCCGGGCCTTTCAGCGGGATTACCCTAACATCGACTACGAGCTGCTCCTGGGCGACTACACCGAGATCGAGGCCTGGATACAGGAGGGGCGGGTGGACTGCGGCTTTCTGAGACTGCCGACCCACCCGGATTTCGAGACCCGGTTTCTGGTGCAGGACAAGCTGATGGTGGTCCTGCCGGAGGCTCACCCCCTGGCGGGGTGTGAGCGCTTTCCGGTCCGGGCGCTGTGCGACGATCCTTTCATGCTGCTGGAAAAAGGCGCGAAGGCGGAAATCTCTGAGATCTTTGAGCGGTGCGGCATCACGCCCAGAGTCCATTTTACCACCTGGGACGATTATGCCATCATGTCCATGGTGGAGAGCGGACTGGGCATCAGCATCCTGCCCCAGCTCATTCTGCGGCGGATTCCCTACCGCATTGTGGCAAAGGAGCTGGAGGTGCCCGCCTACCGGCGCATCGGTCTGGCGCTCAGGGATAAAAAAAGCGCGTCGCTGGCCGTCCGGCGTTTTTTAGATTATGTGGCGTACCGGGAGGGCGTGGAGTCAAACGCGCAGGCAACATAA
- a CDS encoding phage antirepressor KilAC domain-containing protein: MQKSNKTQTAESRLIQKVFESEEFASVRTLVSQEGGNALSPTVYFVAKDVCEAMDYQNHRQAIKRHVEPEDILRRAVRDKNGRSRTTLVISESGLFALILASRQDKARRFRHYVTSVILPAILHYGAYIEPGQLEALKKDPRGIDILARNLERMFRRCDVVEYQLEKARTDYQRILPDALFGQTIQVAEDCISVGALAKLLYPGSQKKLGQNRLYAWLREQGYLCRRTGCWNHPTQRATALGVLVLRENSVRDRHGRWHLYQKTLVTPKGQRYFMEKLCPDTAEMV; encoded by the coding sequence ATGCAGAAATCAAACAAAACCCAAACCGCCGAGAGCCGCCTGATTCAGAAAGTCTTTGAGAGTGAGGAATTTGCCAGCGTGCGCACCCTGGTCAGCCAGGAGGGGGGCAATGCCCTCTCGCCAACCGTCTATTTTGTGGCCAAGGACGTCTGTGAGGCCATGGATTACCAGAATCACCGCCAGGCCATCAAACGCCATGTGGAGCCAGAGGATATACTGCGGCGCGCGGTCCGCGATAAAAACGGCCGCAGCCGCACCACCCTGGTCATCAGCGAGAGCGGCCTCTTTGCCCTCATTCTGGCAAGCCGCCAGGACAAGGCCCGCCGCTTCCGCCACTATGTGACCAGCGTGATCCTGCCCGCCATCCTGCACTACGGGGCCTACATCGAGCCCGGACAGCTGGAGGCCCTGAAAAAGGACCCGCGGGGCATCGACATCCTGGCCCGGAACCTGGAGCGCATGTTCCGCCGCTGCGACGTCGTGGAATACCAGCTGGAAAAAGCCCGGACCGATTACCAGCGAATCCTGCCCGACGCCCTGTTCGGCCAGACCATACAGGTAGCCGAGGACTGTATCAGCGTCGGGGCACTGGCCAAGCTCCTTTACCCGGGCAGCCAGAAGAAGCTGGGACAGAACCGCCTGTACGCCTGGCTGCGGGAGCAGGGCTACCTGTGCCGGCGCACCGGCTGCTGGAACCATCCCACCCAGCGGGCCACAGCCCTGGGCGTGCTCGTCCTGCGGGAAAACAGCGTTCGGGACAGGCATGGGCGCTGGCACCTTTACCAGAAGACCCTGGTCACCCCCAAGGGACAGCGTTATTTTATGGAAAAGCTGTGCCCGGACACCGCGGAGATGGTCTGA
- a CDS encoding restriction endonuclease subunit S — protein MNYLTELLAFYRWLGEQRLSPLLQAYWHLLMYYNNRAAILAEDGRWYWPAAFRVANSVVGQALGLKDRFKINHQRQHLVKRGRIDYTPHTGQQAGDYRLIPFDSGLAQIWVTAEKSGARTLVWTQTRTGDAPETAPFINTVNHKPCSLYGSTQGGGDNIMGFNLLPPLTDEEKAAVRAQYPDNDVARFNAEWALREKKGGLR, from the coding sequence ATGAACTACCTGACCGAGCTGCTGGCCTTTTACAGGTGGCTGGGGGAGCAGCGGCTCAGCCCGCTGCTCCAGGCCTACTGGCATCTGCTCATGTACTATAACAACAGGGCCGCCATTCTGGCAGAGGACGGGCGCTGGTACTGGCCCGCTGCTTTCAGGGTTGCCAACTCCGTGGTGGGACAGGCCCTGGGCCTTAAGGACCGCTTTAAAATCAATCACCAGCGCCAGCACCTGGTGAAGCGCGGGCGCATTGACTACACCCCGCACACCGGGCAGCAGGCTGGCGACTACCGCCTGATCCCCTTTGATTCCGGCCTTGCCCAGATCTGGGTGACCGCCGAAAAGAGTGGAGCCCGCACCCTGGTGTGGACGCAGACCCGCACCGGAGACGCACCAGAGACGGCACCATTCATAAATACTGTAAATCATAAACCGTGTTCTCTATATGGTTCTACTCAGGGGGGCGGCGATAACATCATGGGCTTCAATCTTCTGCCGCCGCTCACCGACGAGGAGAAAGCCGCTGTTCGGGCCCAGTATCCCGATAACGACGTGGCCCGCTTTAACGCGGAGTGGGCCCTGAGAGAAAAGAAAGGAGGATTGCGATGA
- a CDS encoding sigma-70 family RNA polymerase sigma factor, whose translation MKGQNYELINTWADEARKGNKRAAELLLQTFRPLILKMAGSCMEDGGFEDAYQDGAVAFLEALKRYDPERNHLFPGYIRNYLDFYFRKRREGRFDKSVGALVSLDAPSAGDGSPLGQRVPDPVQPIQTCHEEHEKERRLKKLKQALRQLPGDQRNAVTAYYLKGQSQKAIAAGSQISQSAVKMRIHRGLRRLRVLMED comes from the coding sequence TTGAAAGGCCAAAATTACGAGCTGATCAACACCTGGGCCGACGAAGCCCGAAAGGGGAATAAGCGGGCCGCGGAGCTGCTGCTCCAGACCTTCCGCCCCCTGATTTTGAAGATGGCTGGCAGCTGTATGGAGGACGGCGGCTTTGAGGACGCTTACCAGGACGGCGCGGTCGCCTTTCTGGAGGCCCTGAAGCGTTACGACCCAGAGCGCAACCACCTCTTTCCCGGCTATATCCGGAATTATCTGGACTTCTATTTCAGAAAAAGGCGCGAGGGGCGTTTTGATAAATCCGTCGGGGCGTTAGTGTCCCTGGACGCCCCGTCCGCCGGGGACGGCAGCCCCCTGGGGCAGCGCGTGCCCGATCCGGTACAGCCCATCCAGACCTGCCACGAGGAGCACGAGAAAGAAAGGCGCTTAAAAAAGCTGAAGCAGGCCCTGAGACAGCTGCCCGGCGACCAGCGCAATGCCGTTACCGCCTATTACCTGAAAGGCCAGAGCCAGAAAGCCATCGCCGCCGGCAGCCAGATCAGCCAGTCGGCCGTCAAAATGCGGATACACCGCGGCCTGCGGCGGCTCAGAGTGCTGATGGAGGACTAA
- a CDS encoding DUF1659 domain-containing protein has translation MAVVKYTKAVALKVVSNYGEQKGKIVKKTKTYGDVKPAATDEALYATYKHIKALQEPIGEACMRVTTDDLVENV, from the coding sequence ATGGCAGTTGTAAAGTACACAAAGGCAGTGGCACTGAAGGTGGTCTCCAATTATGGAGAGCAAAAGGGAAAAATCGTGAAGAAAACAAAAACCTACGGCGACGTCAAGCCCGCCGCCACCGACGAGGCGCTCTACGCCACCTACAAGCACATCAAGGCATTGCAGGAGCCCATCGGTGAAGCCTGTATGCGGGTCACCACCGACGATTTAGTGGAAAATGTGTAA
- a CDS encoding DUF2922 domain-containing protein, translated as MAAETSKDLVLYFERSDGKSYSLSIPDYLADITDEQIKTGAQGILAEGIFEPEGFALVKATNAVKIETTKTDVPLETE; from the coding sequence ATGGCAGCAGAAACAAGTAAGGATTTAGTATTGTATTTTGAACGCAGCGACGGCAAGAGCTACAGCTTGAGCATTCCAGACTACCTGGCGGACATCACCGACGAGCAGATCAAGACAGGTGCCCAGGGCATTTTGGCCGAGGGGATCTTTGAGCCCGAGGGCTTTGCCCTGGTCAAGGCCACCAACGCCGTCAAGATCGAAACCACAAAAACCGACGTGCCGCTGGAGACAGAATAG
- a CDS encoding D-Ala-D-Ala carboxypeptidase family metallohydrolase: MKYKKTALGVFLAAGSAGLVFIFGALPPEPAPAPPTAALQPTTEQPTQPPEAPADPMPPEAPEAPAPDPDPGPEMASEHFEMDEYRCDCAGLCDGWPARMNPVLLDRIEALRQYYGQPVIITSGVRCAPRNDEVGGVAWSFHKRGDAADLYCPGVAVGDLAQTAKALGMNVLPYYASGYIHVEV; encoded by the coding sequence ATGAAATATAAAAAAACCGCCCTCGGCGTTTTTCTGGCAGCCGGCAGCGCCGGACTGGTGTTCATCTTCGGGGCTCTGCCGCCAGAGCCTGCACCGGCGCCGCCCACGGCCGCCCTTCAGCCCACGACGGAGCAGCCCACCCAGCCGCCAGAAGCCCCGGCAGACCCTATGCCGCCAGAAGCCCCGGAAGCCCCTGCGCCCGATCCCGATCCCGGGCCTGAGATGGCCAGCGAACACTTCGAGATGGATGAGTACCGCTGCGACTGCGCGGGCCTCTGTGACGGCTGGCCGGCCCGGATGAACCCCGTTCTGCTGGACAGAATCGAGGCCCTGCGCCAGTATTACGGCCAGCCTGTCATCATCACCTCCGGCGTGCGCTGCGCGCCGCGCAACGACGAGGTGGGCGGCGTAGCATGGTCCTTTCACAAGCGGGGCGACGCCGCGGACCTGTACTGCCCGGGCGTGGCCGTGGGCGATCTGGCCCAGACCGCCAAAGCCCTGGGCATGAACGTCCTGCCCTATTACGCCAGCGGCTATATTCATGTCGAGGTGTAA
- a CDS encoding phosphotransferase: MEPLNRETIQDYLIRKKIFPEGASLHVIDLHEEIENIEGYVNLIFAVRDLNTNCSVVVKQLLPYIRAFKEADGGDHPVLMERLRTEIAVLTFMGTLYPDIAPDIYLFDEAAGVIVMEDLMDLELLRFELTAGVPCPDVGKKMGIFLALLFFHTSDLLMTGRRLEGVKHFFYNDESKRLYDILFVSNVLLCADKPLEPEAEETRQRILANEKIQARIRALGYKYLNNDECLIHNDLHSSNIMVGQGKVKIIDTEFSGYGPKAIDIGRLTGSMIINYVSWLGYKGVPEDKRLAMQAYDLDFISDMYHSFNRTMEKLWEENRGVSYRLKVLSCQDVCDGIFQDALQYAVISLITRISSDMALTCDLKRIEKPALGFVQKRSLEIAEYTLLMTDTFQNIDEFNAFLRCCAAIERQ; the protein is encoded by the coding sequence ATGGAACCCTTAAACCGAGAAACCATCCAGGATTACCTGATCCGGAAAAAGATTTTTCCGGAGGGCGCCAGCCTGCATGTCATCGACCTGCACGAGGAGATTGAAAACATCGAGGGCTATGTGAACCTGATCTTCGCGGTCAGGGACTTAAACACCAACTGCTCGGTGGTGGTCAAGCAGCTGTTGCCCTACATCCGGGCCTTTAAGGAGGCCGACGGCGGCGACCACCCGGTGCTCATGGAGCGCCTGCGCACCGAGATCGCGGTGCTCACCTTCATGGGAACCCTGTATCCGGACATCGCCCCGGACATCTACCTCTTTGACGAGGCCGCGGGCGTCATTGTCATGGAGGATCTCATGGACCTGGAGCTGCTGCGCTTCGAGCTGACCGCGGGCGTTCCATGCCCGGACGTGGGCAAGAAAATGGGCATTTTCCTGGCCCTGCTGTTCTTCCACACCTCGGATCTGCTGATGACCGGACGCAGGCTGGAGGGCGTGAAGCACTTCTTCTACAACGACGAATCCAAGCGGCTGTACGACATTCTCTTTGTGAGTAATGTCCTGCTGTGCGCCGATAAGCCCCTGGAGCCCGAGGCCGAAGAAACCCGGCAGCGTATCCTGGCCAATGAAAAAATCCAGGCGCGTATCCGCGCCCTGGGCTATAAGTATCTGAATAACGACGAGTGCCTGATCCATAACGACCTGCACAGCTCCAACATCATGGTGGGGCAGGGTAAGGTCAAGATCATCGACACGGAGTTTTCCGGCTACGGGCCAAAGGCCATCGACATCGGCCGCCTGACCGGCAGCATGATCATCAACTATGTGTCCTGGCTGGGCTATAAGGGCGTGCCGGAGGACAAACGCCTGGCCATGCAGGCCTATGACCTGGACTTTATTTCGGACATGTACCACAGCTTTAACCGCACCATGGAAAAGCTCTGGGAAGAAAACCGCGGGGTCAGCTACCGCCTGAAGGTTCTGAGCTGTCAGGATGTCTGCGACGGCATCTTTCAGGACGCTCTGCAATACGCGGTCATCAGCCTGATCACCCGTATCTCCTCCGATATGGCCCTGACCTGCGACCTCAAGCGCATTGAGAAGCCTGCCCTGGGCTTTGTCCAGAAGCGTTCGCTGGAGATCGCGGAGTACACCCTGCTCATGACCGACACCTTCCAGAACATCGACGAATTCAACGCGTTCCTGCGCTGCTGCGCGGCCATCGAACGGCAGTAA